The genomic DNA TTCTTTAAATAACTTTAAATCGGAAATCATCATATCCTCAACTAAAGCTTTAAGATCGTATTTTGGTGACCATTTTAATTTTTGTTTACATTTTGAAGCATCACCAACTAATAAATCTACTTCTGTTGGTCTATAATACTCAGGATCTATTTTAATTATTATTTGACCAACAGGTATTTGATAGTCTGGATTTGAACATGCTACTACTTCTCCTATCTCCTTCTCATTAATTCCACTAAACTTCAAACTGATTCCAACATGACTAAATGCCATTTTCACAAACTCACGCACAGTAGTTGTTACACCAGTGGCGATCACATAATCTTCTGCTTCATCTTGTTGCAACATTAGCCACATGGCTTCTACATAATCTTTGGCGTGACCCCAATCTCGTTTTGCATTTAAATTACCTATATATAATACATCTTGTAAACCTAATGCGATTTTAGAAGCTGCTCTTGTTATTTTACGGGTAACAAATGTTTCTCCTCGTAATGGAGACTCATGGTTAAACAATATACCATTACAAGCATATATATTATAAGCTTCTCTATAATTAACTGTAATCCAATATCCATACAACTTAGCAACTCCATAAGGGCTACGTGGATAAAACGGAGTGTTTTCGTTTTGTGGTATGGCTTGTACCAAACCATATAACTCTGAAGTTGAAGCTTGATAAATACGCGTTTTTGATGATAAACCTAATAATCGTACAGCTTCTAAGATTCTTAATGTCCCTAAACCATCGATATTAGCAGTATATTCTGGTGTATCAAAACTCACCTTTACATGAGACATAGCTCCTAAATTATAGATTTCGTCGGGTTGAACTTCTTGAATAATTCTAGTTATATTCATAGAATCACTTAAATCACCATAGTGTAATCTAAAGCGCACACCTTTTTCATGTGGATCCTGGTATAAGTGGTCAACCCTATCTGTATTTAACAACGAAGCTCGTCTCTTAATACCATGCACTTCATACCCTTTGCCAAGAAGCAATTCTGCCAAATATGCACCATCTTGCCCTGTTACTCCTGTTATTAAGGCTTTTTTCATATTCCTTTTTATTATACGTTAGTCCATCGACCTAAATTTATAAATAATTATACTCTTATTATTCATTTTGGTTTGCTTAAAACATTAACTCTCATAGATTTGCAAATAATTATTAATTAAGCAATGAACTAACTAATATTTTTAAAGAAATCTATTTTATAGCCAAAATCTTCTATAAATTTTTTGCCAAAATTCAAGATCATATCTGCACCAATCAATTATAATGTGTTCAAAATTAGTTCAGGTTTAACTTTGAACATATTGTAGGGTTCTTTGCAGGTCTGGATTATTATTGTAGTTAACTGCTATTATTCAGAATTTTCATCTTTAACTTAATCAATTATTTTCTTAATAACCTGAGAACTATTGGTGGTAATAAATTGTTTTTCAAAATAGTAAAAACACTTTTTCTTTTTTCAATTTTGGATATTTCTTCTTTTGAATAAAAACAATCTATTTTAGAAAATTCATCAACTTTGTTTTTAATTAACTTCTCATGATATTGAGAATATAATTTATTTACTTCGCTTGATAATAATATTTTATCATACCTATTATAATATTTTGATAAGATATTTGGAGTTTTATAATTATATGAACTGAAGTGATAAAAAATCAATTTAGAATTGTCCTCCATTAAATATCCTTGGTCTATCTTTTTAATATTATTTCTTTCATGCAAATTCCAAGGAGCAACATTAAAGCCTAATTCTCTTATAATTTTTACTTTATCAAAAAACAAAGGAACTAAGTTAATCCATAGCTGATCAACAAATAAACCATCACACACTTTATCAAAACCAATTTTCAATGTTCGTTCTTCCCACCAATTTAATAATTTTGATGTGTTTTTTGATTTAGGATTTAAAGCAATAAACCCCAAATTATAGATGCCAAAATTTAAAAATGTATTTTCTACTGGTTTTAAGTTATCTACTGAAACAGGTTTTAAAATATGAGGTGTTAACAGTATATCATTAACTTTTAAAAACTCTTCTATTGAATAAAAATCATTAAAAATTTGAATATCGGGATCAAAATAAATAATACTTTCTAAATCATCATACTTCTCAATAAAGTATTTAAAAAATGAAGGTTTTATTGAAGTATTCAATTCTACAATATGGTACTTCTTAATTATTTCTTCAAAACAATAAATATTTATTTTAGCTACAGGAATGATCTCGATATTTTCAAAAAAAGTATAATCAATTGCATCTGAAAATTCATCACATAAACCAATCACAAACTTATAATTTGGATCTTTTTGTAATAATGAATCTCCCAAGACTTTAGCTTGTGCCAAATAATTATTCGAACAAATAGTAAATGCTATTTTCATCTATTGATATTAATTTTATAGTTTTATAAAAAAAACCAAACATTTATTCTAAATATCTTCCACATTAATTTTCTCAACAAAACCCTTTTTAACTAAATAAGATTTTTTATTTAAAGAATAAATTTTATTGTTTGTTTCTTTCAATTTTTTAAGCATAAATGGTAAAGCATCATCTATCTTTACCCCATCAGTTTCTATTATGCTAAAATGCTTGTTATGTTTTTTTCTTAAATTATACGTCCAGTCTCTGGTGTTAAAATTTAGCTTATTCAATTCTTCTTCAAAAAAATAATCAGGGGAATCAAAATCTACTCCAGCCAACAGAATAATTTTGTTTGGAAAACAAATTGAAATATAATTTAAAACGCTAGAAAAACTACCTTTAAAATGATATAATGGGTCTTTTAAAGAAGATGCCCAAAAATCTTCTTTAATTTCACAGTGCTTAACTTTTATAAATTGAATTATAGATTTTTTGGGAACTAAATTGTATAATAAAAAAGGTTTAGTTTTTAAAAATTTAGCAAGGTGGAAAACATATTTATTAAACATATTTACACTAATCAATTTTAATGTATTTCTTGCTAATTTCACTAAAATCAAATTAAAAAACACTTTAAAATGATGTATAGTTTTTATAAAAATATAAACAAAGTATTCTTTATAGAGTTGATCTTTATATAACTCAGAAATAATAAAAGTTGTTTTATTTTTCTTTCTTCTAAATAATTTAAAAATATGTTTCAGCATTAAAATCGATGATTCATCATGAACATCCTCAAAATAAATATGTGTTGGCTTTATTCCTGCTTTTTCATAAAAAGCTGAAAACTTATTGATTGCCAACTTTATGAAACATTCATCAAGTATTTGTTTATCTTCAAGTGAAAAGTCTAAAATACTCTTCCCTGAACCTAGTACCAAAATATATTCTTTTTTTGGCATTAAACCTGTTTTTTCATGGCAATTAGACCTTCATCGACATTCTTTAGAGATAATAAGTAAAGTTCCTTTTGCTTTTTTTCAATATAGGAAATTCTACTATCTATTTCTGAAAGTGCCTCTAAGGCTTTTGCTTTAAATTCATTCCTAAAATTAGGATTTAAAACATCAACCCCCCATTCGGGTTTATCAATATCATCTAAAAACCATTTCATTTTGTTATGAGATATTATTGATAATATAGGTGTTTTACAACCAAAAGGAATCATTTGTGCATGCCCTCTCATTCCTATTACAAGTTTTGGTTTTATATATTCCTCTACAATTCTTTTTGGATGCGAATCATTTAATCTAACTAATTCATATTTTACGTCATGACTTTGCAGAAATGGAATTATGGATTCATCTGAATACATATGGCTGTAAAATTTCAATGGAATTAATTCTGAAAGTTCCTTTAAAACAATTGATATATCGGTTAAAATGTTTCCTATCTTTTTACCAAATCTCAAATGTGAACGATCAAATGCAACATTGAAAGCCACAAAATTTTCCTTTTCTTTACTAAAATCAATTTGATTTGAATAAAGTTCAGATAAAAAGGTGGTCATGCAAGGTTGAAATCTCAGTTTAGTATGTAAATAATCTGGTAAATATTTTTTGATAGCTTCTATACTTCCTGTGTTTCTTAAACCAAGATAGACAGCCTTTTCTGTAAAAGCCTTTATATTTTCTTTGAAAAATGGCTCAAATTCTTCTTGATCTCTAAATCTATTATATCCTACCGCATAAAATACAATAGGGACTTTTATTTTAGATAACATTTCTATTGAACATGGCCATTGCCAACCACTAATATTATTTGCATTAGTATCTTTTAAAAATAGTCCTCCTCCTCCTATAATTAGGCCTTTAGATTTATTTATTTTTTCAACTAATTTTAAATTAACTATTGGATAAACTTGCTGGTTATTCCAGCTCAATGAATTATCAACTTCACACCAAGTATCTTGTAGAGCTAAAGGAAGTAAAGTATCTCCTGCATTTACATAATTAAAAGCCGAAACATGAAATAGCGACTTGCTATATTTTTTAGAATCAATAAGTTTTATTTGAGGCAAAACATTAATAGAATTATTATTCTTTAATATTTTTTTTAGATTTTTTTTAATGATCGCATTCTTTTTATTACTTAAAACAAAACCTTTTAACTTTCTTTTATATTTGCGAAGAGTATTATTTTTTGTATTGTCTTCATATTTATTTTTTTTCGCTTTTCTTACTATTTCTAAGACCCTTTCTTTTTCTTTATTATCAGAACTATTTTTTCCCTCAACTCCTTTAGATGCTATAACTGAAACGAATCCTCTGCTCATAAAAACCTCATTTACAGAAAACCCCTCGCTTTCTAAAAGCCTTGACAAACTTCTATTAGAAAATGTGTTAACATGTACATCCCAAAAAAAAGTATCTAAATCATTAGTATATATATTATCTATTGTTGGGCATTCAATATAAATACACCCATTACTTTTTAATCTTTGATACATGTTTTTCACAAATTGGCGAGGATCTAAGACATGTTCTATCACATGAAAATTACATATAAAATCGTACATTTTTGAATCATTAAAATCATCAAAAAGCAACGTTTCTACATCTATATCATATCTTTTAAGAGCACTATTTACAAATACGGAATCTGGTTCTATACCTTTAACATTATGTCCTCTACTCCTAAGTAACCAAGAAAAACTTCCGGTTCCACATCCAATTTCCAAACAAGTTTTAGGAGATGAAAAAAAAACTGGAAGCTTTTGTTCAAGAAGATGTAATCGTTCTAATGCCCAGGTTTCTGTTTGCCTAAACTTTTTTAAATCTGGTTCACTAGATTTCCTTGCCTCTTTAGAAAAAACTCCTTCTAAGTATAATCGATTTATTTCTTCATTGGAAATACGAGGATAAGTATATATAAACCCACAGTTATCACAAACATAATTTTCAAGATATTTATTACCTCTTGAATTTGTATAAAGTAACTCATTTATTTGTGATTGACATAAAGGACACTTATTCATTATTTATAGAAAATTTAGAGTTTAATAAAATTGGAACAGATGTTGTTAAAGGTGAATTATTAACAAAAAACTTAAAACAATTTTCCTTTTTGTATAACGTTTTTCCAATGTTAAAATGCTCAGGACCGCCTAAAGTTTCTATAATCGTAATACCTGAATAAAATTTGCCATTAGTAAAGGAGCAGGGAATTTTACATTTTACTGAAATATCACCTCCATGGTTTGAACTAGTTCCTAAATTGACCAAAGAAGATGTTAAAGCAACATGGATCATTTGCTCATCTGTTATTGGTAAATGAACAGAAAATGATTTTATCTCTAAGGGACATTTAAATGAAAAAGCAACTTCTATGCTTTCCTCTTTCTTTAAATTTAGTGAAACACCATCTTTATTAACTTCAAATCCATTAACTTTGAAATTATTAATCTCAATTCCGTACGGATTTATTTCATTGGACTTATAATTATCTTCAAAAAGTTTATAATACCCTTCCACAAGTTCTCCTACGTTATCTGTTAACAACTTTTTCTTACCGTTCTCAATCAATAATCCCTTTGTACAAATTCGAGCTATTTGGGGCATAGAATGAGAGACAAATATTACAGCACAATTATTCAGCATCTCAGAAATTCTATTCATACATTTTATTCTAAAACCGACATCTCCCACAGCTAATACCTCATCAATAATAAGAACATCTGGTTCCATTTGAGCTGCTACAGCAAAACCCAAACGTACTTTCATACCAGAACTGTAATTTTGTACTGGCATATCAATAAATTCTTCTAATTCTGCAAAATTGATGATTTCGTTTAGCTTTGTATCTATTTCTTTTCGACTAAACCCTAATATAGCCCCATTGTTATATATATTTTCTCTACCGGATAATATAGGATTAAAGCCTGCACCCAACTCTATAAGAGCCCCAACGCGTCCTTTTATTGTTATTGTTCCTGCATCTGGACTAATTAAACCATTCAAAATTTTTAACAATGTAGATTTTCCAGCACCATTGTTTCCTACGAGACCCAAACAATCACCACGGCGTAACTCGAAATTAATATCTTTAACGGCCCAAAATTCTTTTGGTCGTAATGATCTTTCCTTCTTATTCCCTTTTACATTACTTAATAAATCTTTAACACCATACCATAAACTAGTTTTAAAATCTTTACAGAATTTTTTACTTACTCCTTCTAACGTTACTAAAACTTCTCTACCTTCCATATTTAAGCACTTAAACGTTCTACAATAATAGGGATGGAAATACGATAAAAAATTAGCCCAATTAGTAAAAATGGAATACTACATGCTAAGACTATGAAAAAATAAGATAGATAACCAGAATTTACACCAACTATCAAATCTCTAGTAGTTAAAATCATGGGAGTTATTGGATTCCAAGTCATAAAAATATTCATAAGCCCTTTTTGAGGTATAGCATAAACAACTGGAGTTATATACATTAAAAATTGCATTCCAAAAGAAATAAGCCTTTTTACATCTGTATACAATAGGCCTATTGGAGCAATAAGCACCCCTATAGTAATACCAAACAAAATTGCTCCAAAAATTGCAAATGGTAGTAACAATAAACTCCAATTAAAACCAACTCCATAAAAGATAACAAATAACAAGAGAAGTAAAATTTTAATGGCACTATTAAATAACAATTTATAAATACCAGAAATGATTAAGGCTTCTTTTGGGAAATTAATTTTTGTCATAATACCTCTTGCTGCATTAGTACTTTGTAAGGGCGTATTTATTGCTGATACAATTATGGACCAAATTAATGTTCCTGTGAATGCATAGAGTGGATAAGGAATTCCCGTTTCTGAAAGTTTTACTGTACCTGTACTATTTAAAAAAACCCAAACAAATGCAGTTGCTAAGGGGGGTATAAAAGCCCATAAAATCCCTAAATAAGACTGCCTGTACTGTGCCTTTATGTCTCGTTCTGCGAATTGGCGTGCCAAAAATCTAGAACTATAAATATCTATCAAACTATTCCTTAAGAGTTTTAATGCACTTAAGTTATTTCCTTTTTTATATATTTTAGATTCCAATATTTATAACTTTTTTTTAAAAATTATTTAAAAAATGACTTTATTACAGTTTTGATCTTTTTCTCCTTTTCTTCGTTATCATGGTAACCATTGGCATAACTTCCATAACCATAACCATAGCCATAACCATAACCATAGCCGTAACCGTATTTACCCTTTTGATTATAGCCATTATAAAGAAAACTTAGGTTCTGTATTTCTCCTTTACTGTACTTATCATTTATAAGATTAATCATACCTTTTTTGGTATAATCTTGCCTAATAACATAAATAGAAGCATCAGCATATTCTATAAGTTCTAAAGCATCAGCAACTAAACCTATAGGAGGCGTATCTAAAACAATATAATCATAGTTTTCTTTTAGCTTTTCCATCAGTGAATCCATAGTTTCAGATATAAGTAACTCTGACGGGTTTGGAGGAATAGGTCCAGATGTAATCACATCTAAATTGGACACCTTAGTATGCTGTAAAACCTCATCAAATGTCTTTTGTCCAATCAAATAATTAACTGCTCCAATATCATTCTCAATTTCAAAATCTCCAAATATCTTCGGTTTTCTTAAATCTAAACCTACTAATACCGTTTTTTTTCCACTCATAGCAAACACAGTGGCAATATTTATTGAACAAAATGTTTTCCCTTCTCCGCTAACAGAAGAAGTAACTACCACAGTCTTTGTCCCTTGTAAATTATGTTTTTTATACATGTACTGCAAACTAGACCGTATTGCTCTAAAAGCTTCTGCAATAGTCGATTTTGGCTTTAAATGAACCACTAAATTATTTTCTAAATTATTTTTTCCTACAACACCTAACAAAGGAATCTTAGACAGATTTTCCAAAGTTTGAGGAGTATGTATTTTAGTATCGAAAAAAGTTAATAAAAATGCGAGTAATAAAGGAGGTAATAGCCCTCCAATAATTGCAAATAAATAGCGAGAACTTAATTTTAAATCTATAGGTCTTGCACCTGTATCTTTTGCTTTATCAATTATCAATATATCAGAAACACTTGCAGATTTAATGATATCGGCTTCACCTCGTTTAGCTAAAAACATATTATATGTTCGCTCGCTTAATGAATATTGCCTTTGTATATCAAACAATTCTTGTTGTGCTTTAGGCAATTTTCTTATTTTTGATTCTTCTTGAGCAATTTTTACATCTATAGATTGCGATTCTCTTTTTATCTCATTGGTTGCTGAGCTAATATTTTCTAAAAGCACCGCTTTTAAACCATCTATTTCCCTATCAAGGTCAGCAAAAATAGTGGCATCTTTTCTAACCGTTGAACTATATTTTGATTTCTGTACTGATAAGCTATTAATCTTACTTATGTTAGAAACTATATTAGAGTCTTCAAGACCAGCAATCGCTGGAGCTGGCACTTCTGTAAACGTATCACTAGTTTCAAGGTAAGTTTTTAAACTAGCATAGTAGGCAATTTTTCTTTTATTATTATCTTTTTCTAACTCCAATGAAGTTAATTTATTATTTATAGCAATACTTTCATCATTTAAATTAAATATCTTATTCCTTTGTTTATAATCATTTAAAGAATCGGCATTTGAAGTTAATTGTGATTTAACTCTGTCTAATTGCCCATCAATAAACTCTATTGTATTTGTTACAAATTGATTTTTTCTGTTAAGTTGGTCTTCACTTAAAACTTTTACAGTTTCATTTAAATAATCAACAATTTTAGCTTTATTAACATCTACAATACTTAAATTTAATATAGGAGAGTTTTTTGGATTATCTATGGACAATTTTCTTCTATAATTGCTCACTACTCCATCAAAATTATTAAACTTTAAATAGTATTCTTCATTCAATGTGGTTTTACGACCTTCTTTTAAATATACAACGCCATTTAAATAAGGGAGTTGTATAGTATCGCCTAAATTAAATTCCTTTCTAATTTCTCCTAAAGGGATATCTAAGTCAACTTTACTTTTATCAGTAAAATTCTGAGCCTGAACTAAATTAGATTCAAAATTAATATAAAGTTCATACTTATTATTATCAAGAAACGTAACTCTTACAGGGGTGTTTAACAATTGATTTGTATTAGGTATTAAATCAATTTTAAAGGGGGCATAGGAATATATATCGTCTTTTCTAAATCTGGATTGTTTTAAGTATGTAACATAAAACTCAAGATTGTCAACAACTTTTTCATGAATAGATCGAGATCTTAGAGAATTCATGATTGTCTGTACTTTATCAGAAACACCACCCCAATTAAAGGTTAAACTGGTTGTTGATGTAAATAATGGATTGGATTCATTTTCAATTGAAATTTGAGTACCTAACCTATAGGATTGCTGTTTTCGAATATTTTGTTGATACACTATAAAAACACCAACACCAATAAACAATACAAATAACTTCCAATAACTTAAAACTCTAATTACAAAAGCTTTTATATCAAATGTTGACGTTGATGCTGACTCAGGCACATCAAATTCTTCTTCCATTTTATAGAATTTTAAAGGTTTCTAGTTAAAAAATACGTTGATACCAATACCGACAAAATAGATGCTATTGTCGTTAAATTTTGTATTGCAGTTTGCCCTGCGCCTATAGCTTTACGTTTCAATGGTTTAACTAATATAATATCATTGGGCTGTATATAATAAAATGGAGATTGCATGGCATTAATATCTGTTAAATCTATATGATGTATTTTTTGCCCATCTGGGTACTGCCTAATTACCAAAATATCTTTTCTATCACCTGTGGGAGGAATATCTCCAGCATTAGCTAAAGCCTCTATTATATTAACCCGATCTTGAAATAAGGTGTAAACTCCTGCGCTAACTTCTCCAGTAACTGTATAACGTAATCCAGATAATTTTACAGTCACAAATATTTCAGCAGTTTCTTTAAAATATTGTTTTAAAAGTTCGCTTTGAACCTTATTTTTTATTTCATCAATTGTGAAACCCAAAACATTAATTTCTCCTAAAACAGGAAATTCTATATTACCATGTAAATCAACAGTAAAACCATTAAAATATAGTGAGCCTTGTCCCTGTCCAAAATTATTCTCTCCAACAGGGTTAAATATCCCTACTAGCTCTTCATCTAAAGCTTTTACCTTTATACTCAAAATATCATTCACCTGAACTCGATA from Flavivirga abyssicola includes the following:
- the gmd gene encoding GDP-mannose 4,6-dehydratase, translated to MKKALITGVTGQDGAYLAELLLGKGYEVHGIKRRASLLNTDRVDHLYQDPHEKGVRFRLHYGDLSDSMNITRIIQEVQPDEIYNLGAMSHVKVSFDTPEYTANIDGLGTLRILEAVRLLGLSSKTRIYQASTSELYGLVQAIPQNENTPFYPRSPYGVAKLYGYWITVNYREAYNIYACNGILFNHESPLRGETFVTRKITRAASKIALGLQDVLYIGNLNAKRDWGHAKDYVEAMWLMLQQDEAEDYVIATGVTTTVREFVKMAFSHVGISLKFSGINEKEIGEVVACSNPDYQIPVGQIIIKIDPEYYRPTEVDLLVGDASKCKQKLKWSPKYDLKALVEDMMISDLKLFKEK
- a CDS encoding methyltransferase domain-containing protein: MNKCPLCQSQINELLYTNSRGNKYLENYVCDNCGFIYTYPRISNEEINRLYLEGVFSKEARKSSEPDLKKFRQTETWALERLHLLEQKLPVFFSSPKTCLEIGCGTGSFSWLLRSRGHNVKGIEPDSVFVNSALKRYDIDVETLLFDDFNDSKMYDFICNFHVIEHVLDPRQFVKNMYQRLKSNGCIYIECPTIDNIYTNDLDTFFWDVHVNTFSNRSLSRLLESEGFSVNEVFMSRGFVSVIASKGVEGKNSSDNKEKERVLEIVRKAKKNKYEDNTKNNTLRKYKRKLKGFVLSNKKNAIIKKNLKKILKNNNSINVLPQIKLIDSKKYSKSLFHVSAFNYVNAGDTLLPLALQDTWCEVDNSLSWNNQQVYPIVNLKLVEKINKSKGLIIGGGGLFLKDTNANNISGWQWPCSIEMLSKIKVPIVFYAVGYNRFRDQEEFEPFFKENIKAFTEKAVYLGLRNTGSIEAIKKYLPDYLHTKLRFQPCMTTFLSELYSNQIDFSKEKENFVAFNVAFDRSHLRFGKKIGNILTDISIVLKELSELIPLKFYSHMYSDESIIPFLQSHDVKYELVRLNDSHPKRIVEEYIKPKLVIGMRGHAQMIPFGCKTPILSIISHNKMKWFLDDIDKPEWGVDVLNPNFRNEFKAKALEALSEIDSRISYIEKKQKELYLLSLKNVDEGLIAMKKQV
- a CDS encoding ABC transporter ATP-binding protein; the protein is MEGREVLVTLEGVSKKFCKDFKTSLWYGVKDLLSNVKGNKKERSLRPKEFWAVKDINFELRRGDCLGLVGNNGAGKSTLLKILNGLISPDAGTITIKGRVGALIELGAGFNPILSGRENIYNNGAILGFSRKEIDTKLNEIINFAELEEFIDMPVQNYSSGMKVRLGFAVAAQMEPDVLIIDEVLAVGDVGFRIKCMNRISEMLNNCAVIFVSHSMPQIARICTKGLLIENGKKKLLTDNVGELVEGYYKLFEDNYKSNEINPYGIEINNFKVNGFEVNKDGVSLNLKKEESIEVAFSFKCPLEIKSFSVHLPITDEQMIHVALTSSLVNLGTSSNHGGDISVKCKIPCSFTNGKFYSGITIIETLGGPEHFNIGKTLYKKENCFKFFVNNSPLTTSVPILLNSKFSINNE
- a CDS encoding ABC transporter permease, encoding MESKIYKKGNNLSALKLLRNSLIDIYSSRFLARQFAERDIKAQYRQSYLGILWAFIPPLATAFVWVFLNSTGTVKLSETGIPYPLYAFTGTLIWSIIVSAINTPLQSTNAARGIMTKINFPKEALIISGIYKLLFNSAIKILLLLLFVIFYGVGFNWSLLLLPFAIFGAILFGITIGVLIAPIGLLYTDVKRLISFGMQFLMYITPVVYAIPQKGLMNIFMTWNPITPMILTTRDLIVGVNSGYLSYFFIVLACSIPFLLIGLIFYRISIPIIVERLSA
- a CDS encoding exopolysaccharide transport family protein, translating into MEEEFDVPESASTSTFDIKAFVIRVLSYWKLFVLFIGVGVFIVYQQNIRKQQSYRLGTQISIENESNPLFTSTTSLTFNWGGVSDKVQTIMNSLRSRSIHEKVVDNLEFYVTYLKQSRFRKDDIYSYAPFKIDLIPNTNQLLNTPVRVTFLDNNKYELYINFESNLVQAQNFTDKSKVDLDIPLGEIRKEFNLGDTIQLPYLNGVVYLKEGRKTTLNEEYYLKFNNFDGVVSNYRRKLSIDNPKNSPILNLSIVDVNKAKIVDYLNETVKVLSEDQLNRKNQFVTNTIEFIDGQLDRVKSQLTSNADSLNDYKQRNKIFNLNDESIAINNKLTSLELEKDNNKRKIAYYASLKTYLETSDTFTEVPAPAIAGLEDSNIVSNISKINSLSVQKSKYSSTVRKDATIFADLDREIDGLKAVLLENISSATNEIKRESQSIDVKIAQEESKIRKLPKAQQELFDIQRQYSLSERTYNMFLAKRGEADIIKSASVSDILIIDKAKDTGARPIDLKLSSRYLFAIIGGLLPPLLLAFLLTFFDTKIHTPQTLENLSKIPLLGVVGKNNLENNLVVHLKPKSTIAEAFRAIRSSLQYMYKKHNLQGTKTVVVTSSVSGEGKTFCSINIATVFAMSGKKTVLVGLDLRKPKIFGDFEIENDIGAVNYLIGQKTFDEVLQHTKVSNLDVITSGPIPPNPSELLISETMDSLMEKLKENYDYIVLDTPPIGLVADALELIEYADASIYVIRQDYTKKGMINLINDKYSKGEIQNLSFLYNGYNQKGKYGYGYGYGYGYGYGYGSYANGYHDNEEKEKKIKTVIKSFFK
- a CDS encoding polysaccharide biosynthesis/export family protein translates to MKRLFWCCIFVFGILCTSCITNKDLVYLQDKGTKANDSLMIRQLSKPYRVQVNDILSIKVKALDEELVGIFNPVGENNFGQGQGSLYFNGFTVDLHGNIEFPVLGEINVLGFTIDEIKNKVQSELLKQYFKETAEIFVTVKLSGLRYTVTGEVSAGVYTLFQDRVNIIEALANAGDIPPTGDRKDILVIRQYPDGQKIHHIDLTDINAMQSPFYYIQPNDIILVKPLKRKAIGAGQTAIQNLTTIASILSVLVSTYFLTRNL